The Sorangiineae bacterium MSr11954 DNA segment GAACGAGGTGCAGCCGTGAACGAGAATGAATTGCAATTGGATTTGAATCGCACCGGTATCGGCATCGTCCCTGCGCGGAGCAAGGAGCTCATCGCGTCCGTCAGCAGCGCGAAGCCCAGCTCGGAGGGGAACGAGGAGCTCATCTCCGACGTGCGCAACACGTACACCGAGCCTGGCTCGACCATCGGACACATCCCGGCGCCCGTCTCGGAGGACGCCGTGGAGACGGTCATCGCCGAGCCGGCCGAGGGGCAGGCCACGGCCGTCCTCGTCGACAAGCTCGGCGAGCGCCTGGCCTTCGAGCGAACGGGCGTACGCTTGTATGATGCGCTGATCGCCAAGTTCGACGCGGCCGGCAAGCTGGATGGCGACCTGACGCGCGCCGAGCTGGTCGCCATCCGCGACGAGGAGCACCAACACTTTCGACAAGTGAAGTCCGCCATCGAAAAGCTCGGCGGCGATCCGACCGTCGTCACGCCCTCCGCCGATCTCGCGGGTGTCAAGGCCATGGGGCTCCCCCAGGTGCTCACCGATCCGCGCACGACCTTGGTGCAGGCGCTCGAGGCCATCCTCGTCGCGGAGCTCGTCGACAACGAGGGCTGGAGCACGCTCATCGAGCTGGCGGAGAAGCTCGGCCACTCGTCCCTCGCGATCAAGTTTCGCAAGGCGCTTGCATCCGAAGAGGAGCACCTCGCAAAGGTGCGCGGTTGGGTCAAAGAGATGACCTTGAGCGCGTCGGCGGCGTAAAGCCTTTGCGGCGATCGTCCGCTCATCGCGGGCGGAGCGCGCGCGGCGAGCCGCTCCCGAGCTTCTTCAACAGACGCCGGAGCGTGCTCGCGTCCTGGTAGCCCACCTCCGCGGCGACGTCGTCGATGGAGAGGCGGGTCGATTGGAGCAGCGCCTGCGCGCGCCGGAGCTTGACGCTATGCACGAGCGCGAGCGTGCTTCGACCCGTCAGGCGCTGCACGTGGCGCGACAAAGTTCGCTCCGTCATCCCGAGGCGCGCGGCAAGTTGGGATACGCGCGGAGGCTTGGGAAAGCGCGCCTCGATCTCCGAGGTGATGCGCACGATCAACGCATCGCCGTTCGCGAGGAGCTCCGGCGCGACGAACTTCGCCTGCGCCCGCCGGCCATCGATGAGCAGGGTGCGCGCCACCCGATCCACCAAGCGGGCGCCGTAACATTCCCGCAGCAGGTGCAGCATCAAGTCGGTCTGCGCGAACGCGGCCCCGGCCGTGACGATCGGCCCGTCCGCGCAGACCATCGCATTCGTATCGACCGCGCATCGCCGCTCCATGCCGGCGAGCAGCCCGCCGAGCCACCACGTGGTCGTGGCCCGCCGGCCCTGCAAGACCCCCGCGCGTTGCAAGAGGAAGACGGCCGTGCACGAGGCGGCGACCTGGCCTCCGCGCGCGACGTGCCGCGAAATGGCTTTTGCCAGCGTGATGGCGTCGGGTCGCTCCAGGCGCGCGCGCACGGCGGCCGCGTGGGTCGTGCCCAGGCCGGGGATCACCCATAGCGCTGGCTCAGGGCGGGCGAGGACACGCAAGCGCGATGTCTCGATGCGCACGCCCGACGAGAGCGAGACGCACCCCCCGT contains these protein-coding regions:
- a CDS encoding ferritin-like domain-containing protein, encoding MNENELQLDLNRTGIGIVPARSKELIASVSSAKPSSEGNEELISDVRNTYTEPGSTIGHIPAPVSEDAVETVIAEPAEGQATAVLVDKLGERLAFERTGVRLYDALIAKFDAAGKLDGDLTRAELVAIRDEEHQHFRQVKSAIEKLGGDPTVVTPSADLAGVKAMGLPQVLTDPRTTLVQALEAILVAELVDNEGWSTLIELAEKLGHSSLAIKFRKALASEEEHLAKVRGWVKEMTLSASAA
- a CDS encoding helix-turn-helix domain-containing protein, encoding MRFTVLVLEGAFATGVTATLDMLQTARALGAEPLRFDVRSANGGCVSLSSGVRIETSRLRVLARPEPALWVIPGLGTTHAAAVRARLERPDAITLAKAISRHVARGGQVAASCTAVFLLQRAGVLQGRRATTTWWLGGLLAGMERRCAVDTNAMVCADGPIVTAGAAFAQTDLMLHLLRECYGARLVDRVARTLLIDGRRAQAKFVAPELLANGDALIVRITSEIEARFPKPPRVSQLAARLGMTERTLSRHVQRLTGRSTLALVHSVKLRRAQALLQSTRLSIDDVAAEVGYQDASTLRRLLKKLGSGSPRALRPR